One region of Chryseobacterium sp. C-71 genomic DNA includes:
- a CDS encoding toxin-antitoxin system YwqK family antitoxin: protein MKYYNFSVLHLENNNGLVKNNGQPFTGIVYSFYPNTKDTAEVMGFNKGKEHSEWKRFFPNGKLMQQRYFDNGIKVKTLKEWWENGKPKLSASFLKGENNGEFKEWNRDGRLVKQMHYSVGYEEGSQKQFYDNGKIRSNYIMRDGKRYGLLGTKNCVNVKDSVFQK from the coding sequence TTGAAATATTATAACTTTTCCGTGCTTCATCTGGAAAACAATAATGGTTTGGTGAAGAATAATGGTCAACCATTTACAGGAATTGTGTATTCATTTTATCCTAATACAAAAGATACTGCCGAAGTGATGGGCTTTAATAAAGGAAAAGAACATTCTGAATGGAAAAGATTTTTCCCAAACGGTAAACTGATGCAGCAACGTTATTTTGATAACGGAATCAAAGTTAAAACTCTAAAGGAATGGTGGGAAAACGGAAAGCCAAAATTATCAGCTTCTTTTTTGAAAGGTGAAAATAATGGCGAATTTAAAGAATGGAATAGGGATGGAAGACTTGTAAAACAAATGCATTATAGTGTAGGATATGAAGAAGGAAGCCAGAAACAATTCTATGATAACGGAAAAATTAGATCAAATTATATCATGAGAGATGGTAAAAGATATGGTTTGCTCGGAACTAAAAATTGTGTGAATGTCAAAGACAGTGTTTTTCAGAAGTAG
- a CDS encoding YHYH protein produces the protein MKIERMMLALLASAMFLSCSSNDEATQEESSNNNSSTVPAIYSKIYGASSITSDGTYVYIKTTGTPDHKSVYYSTSNSLYENFSGTTFGGFTFSKNPNSISTKNYTFKIPINPVMASNHAATPLGPIGISLNGVPFFNQYAGPNQPLSGEIVSFDQYWGHPAPGGDYHYHVEPKYLTTVKASKSALLGFLLDGFPVYGPEENGSAVANASLDAYHGHTSVTADYPAGIYHYHITNTDPYINGNGFYGTAGTVSN, from the coding sequence ATGAAAATTGAAAGAATGATGCTCGCATTGCTTGCATCAGCAATGTTTCTAAGCTGTAGCAGTAATGATGAAGCTACTCAGGAAGAAAGTAGTAATAATAATTCGTCTACAGTTCCGGCAATTTACAGCAAAATTTATGGTGCTTCAAGCATCACTTCAGACGGAACTTATGTCTATATAAAAACAACAGGCACTCCGGATCATAAAAGTGTTTATTATTCTACAAGTAACAGTTTGTACGAAAATTTCTCAGGAACAACTTTTGGAGGCTTTACATTTTCAAAAAATCCAAATTCTATTTCTACTAAAAATTATACATTTAAAATTCCGATAAATCCTGTAATGGCTTCTAATCATGCAGCAACGCCTTTAGGTCCTATAGGAATTTCGCTAAATGGTGTTCCGTTTTTTAACCAATATGCAGGTCCTAATCAACCACTTAGCGGGGAAATCGTTTCTTTTGATCAATATTGGGGACATCCTGCACCAGGCGGAGATTATCACTATCATGTAGAACCAAAATATCTTACAACCGTTAAAGCTTCAAAATCTGCTTTATTAGGTTTTTTATTGGATGGTTTTCCGGTTTACGGACCTGAAGAAAATGGTTCTGCAGTTGCTAATGCTTCTTTAGACGCATATCATGGCCATACAAGTGTGACGGCAGATTATCCGGCCGGGATTTATCATTACCACATCACAAATACAGATCCCTATATTAACGGAAACGGGTTTTATGGCACTGCGGGTACTGTCAGCAATTAG
- a CDS encoding twin-arginine translocase TatA/TatE family subunit codes for MELSIGEMALIAIAIVVLFGPDKLPQIARDLGSGVRKMRGAVEDIKTEIMKETDNPVSEIKREIEKVKDAAKDFDPTKNLQKDLMGEPSVSETPKIKPSDDDTYEGPVSR; via the coding sequence ATGGAATTAAGCATTGGAGAAATGGCATTAATCGCCATTGCGATTGTAGTTTTATTCGGTCCGGATAAACTGCCTCAGATTGCCCGTGATCTAGGATCCGGAGTGAGAAAAATGCGTGGGGCAGTAGAAGATATCAAGACCGAAATCATGAAAGAGACAGATAATCCTGTTTCTGAAATCAAACGTGAAATCGAAAAAGTAAAAGATGCTGCCAAAGATTTTGATCCTACAAAAAATCTTCAGAAAGATTTGATGGGTGAACCTTCTGTATCTGAAACACCAAAGATCAAACCTTCGGATGATGATACCTATGAAGGGCCTGTAAGCAGATAA
- a CDS encoding phosphatase PAP2 family protein — protein sequence MEEIILEDKKAFLYLNNLGDTPFDQFWLMVSGTWIWVPLYIIFCYFLYKNFKLKSLLYILLFVAIGVTISDQVSGIFKYGVARLRPCHDPSLQSYMRIVKCGGQFGFYSAHASNTFFLASYLSFLLKDKLKWFPYVIFVWAVVVSYSRIYLGVHFPIDILVGAFVGILLGAIFSVLAKKVINKQTI from the coding sequence ATGGAAGAGATCATTCTTGAAGATAAAAAGGCATTTCTGTACCTTAATAATTTAGGAGATACGCCATTCGATCAGTTTTGGCTCATGGTTTCCGGAACATGGATCTGGGTACCGCTTTACATTATTTTCTGTTATTTTCTTTATAAAAATTTTAAGCTTAAATCTTTACTGTATATTCTTCTTTTCGTTGCCATCGGGGTCACGATTTCCGATCAGGTATCAGGGATTTTCAAATACGGAGTTGCGAGATTAAGGCCTTGTCACGACCCAAGTTTACAGTCTTATATGAGAATTGTAAAATGTGGCGGACAATTCGGTTTTTACTCTGCACATGCCTCAAATACCTTCTTTTTAGCAAGTTATTTAAGTTTTCTGTTAAAAGATAAGCTTAAGTGGTTTCCTTATGTTATATTTGTTTGGGCTGTGGTGGTATCATACAGTCGCATTTATTTAGGAGTGCATTTCCCGATAGATATTTTGGTGGGGGCGTTTGTTGGAATTTTATTGGGAGCGATATTTTCTGTGCTCGCAAAAAAAGTCATCAACAAACAAACTATATAA
- a CDS encoding SCO family protein, whose product MSKTVFFRSSFIILLMFVSCKQNSEIPYYNTPDFEPHFLSKHDALKEVPHTIAPFSFTDQDQKIITDKTVDHKIHVASFIFTSCGSICPVMIKNLSAVSEKYEKNEDVILLSFSVTPWIDTPKKLKDFKNENKISNKNWHFLTGKKGEIYQLARRSYFAEEDLGFTSDSTKFLHTEHIILADQNKKIRGIYNGTLQTDIEQLIKDIDVLRKE is encoded by the coding sequence ATGTCAAAGACAGTGTTTTTCAGAAGTAGTTTTATTATTCTTTTAATGTTTGTTTCCTGCAAGCAAAATAGTGAAATCCCTTACTATAATACTCCGGATTTTGAGCCGCATTTTTTGTCAAAGCATGATGCCCTAAAAGAAGTTCCACACACGATTGCTCCTTTTTCTTTTACAGATCAGGATCAGAAAATAATTACAGATAAAACTGTAGATCATAAGATACACGTTGCAAGTTTTATTTTTACTTCCTGTGGAAGTATTTGTCCTGTTATGATTAAGAATCTAAGTGCCGTAAGTGAAAAATACGAAAAAAACGAAGATGTAATTTTGCTGTCATTTTCTGTAACCCCTTGGATTGATACACCGAAAAAGCTTAAAGACTTTAAGAATGAAAATAAAATAAGCAATAAGAATTGGCATTTTTTAACCGGAAAAAAAGGAGAAATTTATCAATTGGCAAGGCGATCTTATTTTGCAGAAGAGGATTTAGGATTTACAAGTGACAGTACAAAATTTCTTCATACAGAACACATTATATTAGCAGATCAAAACAAAAAAATAAGAGGAATATACAACGGAACTTTACAGACTGATATAGAGCAGCTTATTAAAGATATAGATGTTTTGAGAAAAGAGTAA
- a CDS encoding sialate O-acetylesterase, with translation MKNLKIFLLLFLPALFYTQKIRVFILAGQSNMNGFGYNKDLPNDLKTFKGVYIFQGNSVPDGDLNGGIGKWDILKPGNGTGFKTDGKTNQLSDRFGPELSFAKRLKELFPNDKIALIKYAREGSSISVQAAGSFGSWDPEFEDKRAINQLLHFKKTIRNALKEKDIDGNGKADELIMSGILWMQGEGDASYSEEIANMYYSNLTSLMQKMRAALLTDDLPVVIGKISDSGKNEKGKVWPTGELVQYAQEKFVNDDKNAAIVRSTAKYNYGNDPWHYDSAGYIDLGKNFADEVFRLIIK, from the coding sequence ATGAAAAATCTGAAAATATTTCTCCTTCTGTTCTTGCCCGCATTATTTTACACTCAGAAAATCAGGGTTTTCATTCTTGCAGGCCAATCAAACATGAACGGCTTTGGATATAATAAAGATTTACCGAATGATTTAAAAACATTTAAAGGTGTTTATATTTTTCAGGGAAATTCTGTTCCTGATGGCGACCTGAACGGCGGAATAGGGAAATGGGACATCCTGAAACCCGGCAACGGAACCGGATTTAAAACGGATGGAAAAACCAATCAGCTTTCAGACAGATTCGGTCCGGAGCTGTCTTTTGCCAAAAGGCTCAAAGAACTTTTTCCGAATGATAAAATTGCTTTGATTAAATATGCACGAGAAGGTTCTTCGATTAGTGTACAGGCAGCAGGTAGTTTTGGAAGTTGGGATCCTGAATTTGAGGATAAAAGAGCAATAAACCAATTGCTTCACTTCAAAAAGACCATTAGAAATGCTTTGAAAGAAAAGGATATTGATGGAAACGGAAAAGCTGATGAACTTATAATGTCCGGCATTCTTTGGATGCAAGGAGAAGGTGATGCCAGCTACAGTGAAGAAATTGCAAACATGTATTATTCTAATTTAACCAGCTTGATGCAAAAGATGAGAGCTGCTTTGCTTACTGATGATCTTCCTGTGGTTATTGGGAAAATTTCAGATTCAGGCAAGAATGAAAAAGGAAAAGTGTGGCCAACTGGAGAATTGGTGCAGTATGCTCAGGAAAAATTTGTGAATGACGATAAGAATGCAGCTATTGTTCGGTCAACAGCTAAATACAATTACGGAAATGATCCCTGGCACTATGACAGCGCAGGATATATTGATCTCGGGAAGAACTTTGCCGACGAAGTATTTAGACTGATTATAAAATAA
- the secD gene encoding protein translocase subunit SecD, translated as MQGKGLITIVAIVLGLICLNELLPTWYASKIEKQATAIAGDNPEKYQKEIARLSKDTLNLGFTELYYTKAKDKEMKLGLDLKGGINVLLEINQRDLVNDLTNYSTNPILIEALNRTDEAQKNSTRPYIDNFFVEFNAVNKAKGANLKLADPEIFGNTNLSEIKFNTTDEQVQSIVKRRIDLSVGTAFEVIRTRIDKLGAIQPNVQRVPGTARISVEMPGMKDIDKVKKMLQTSAKLQFWEVQQFGEVAPYFQNLTNAVSTKGDSIGVAKNVNLMALMQGGKSGTQSSVGSVKLSDTAIVNKVLNSKVAKSLRPANLKYTQFMWGYKPESTDTNSLVLYAIKGSINQKAPVDGAVETASIGYDDLSRVVVDMQMDSKGAKEWKTLTEKNVGRPVAVTLDNRVYTAPNVVGAIPNGRTQISGNFSQEEAKELVDVLGAGKLPAGAKVVQATQVGPSLGEESINAGVISFAIAFLIIIVYIVFYYGGAGVYAVIAMIINLFYIFGIMDSGDFTLTLPGIAGIVLTMAMAVDTNVIIYERTKEELFAGKNILEAYRDGFKHALNAIIDGHLTTLLTAVVLFFFGTGPIKGFALTLMIGIVMTLFTSVALSRVMIFSRLEKGKGLSVWTPPTKNLFRNTWIDFIGKRKIAYTVSAILTVICLVSIFTNGFKYGIDFTGGRNYVVRFDKDVKAEDIEQKLVKVFATSDGKNSSVEAKTFGNDRQLKISTDYLIDDESLKADQTVEQKLFEGLKSNLPTNTTIQDFKSADNASVGIVSSEKVGPTVADDIKTHGILAVVAALGGIFIYILVRFRKWQFSLGAVAALFHDAVIILGAYSLLHRIMPFNMEINQDFVAAILTVLGYSINDTVIIFDRIREYLREKKSITLAGLFDDSISSTLGRTFNTTFTVLLVILAIFIFGGDNLRGFMFALLIGIGFGAYSSIFIASAIAYDFLKSGKEEEVHGKTTTNKEVLASK; from the coding sequence ATGCAAGGAAAAGGACTTATTACAATTGTTGCTATTGTACTAGGGTTAATTTGCTTAAATGAGCTATTACCAACATGGTACGCCAGCAAGATTGAAAAGCAGGCAACTGCTATTGCAGGAGACAATCCGGAAAAGTATCAGAAAGAAATCGCAAGACTTTCTAAGGATACACTTAATCTAGGTTTCACAGAACTTTATTACACCAAAGCGAAAGACAAGGAAATGAAACTTGGTCTTGACCTTAAAGGAGGGATCAACGTTCTTTTGGAGATCAACCAGAGAGACTTGGTGAATGATTTAACCAATTATTCTACCAATCCTATTTTGATTGAAGCTTTAAACAGAACTGACGAAGCTCAGAAAAACTCTACAAGACCTTACATCGATAATTTCTTTGTTGAGTTTAATGCTGTAAACAAAGCAAAAGGAGCTAATCTGAAACTTGCAGATCCTGAAATCTTCGGAAACACCAATCTTTCTGAGATTAAATTTAATACTACTGACGAGCAGGTGCAGAGTATCGTGAAAAGAAGAATCGACCTATCGGTAGGTACTGCTTTTGAAGTAATCAGAACCAGAATCGATAAGCTTGGAGCCATCCAGCCAAACGTTCAGAGAGTTCCTGGTACTGCGAGAATTTCTGTAGAAATGCCTGGTATGAAAGATATCGATAAGGTGAAAAAAATGCTTCAGACTTCTGCGAAACTTCAGTTTTGGGAAGTACAGCAGTTTGGTGAGGTAGCACCTTATTTCCAGAATTTAACCAATGCAGTTTCTACTAAAGGTGATTCTATCGGTGTCGCTAAAAATGTGAATCTGATGGCCTTAATGCAAGGTGGTAAATCTGGTACCCAAAGCTCAGTAGGAAGCGTGAAATTGTCTGATACTGCTATTGTTAACAAGGTTTTAAACAGTAAAGTTGCTAAGTCTTTAAGACCTGCAAACTTAAAATATACCCAATTCATGTGGGGTTACAAGCCAGAATCTACGGATACTAACAGCTTGGTTTTATATGCAATCAAAGGTAGCATCAATCAAAAAGCTCCGGTAGATGGTGCAGTAGAAACTGCTAGTATCGGATATGATGATTTGAGCAGAGTGGTTGTCGACATGCAAATGGATTCTAAAGGTGCTAAAGAATGGAAAACTCTGACAGAAAAAAATGTTGGAAGACCTGTAGCAGTAACTTTAGATAACAGAGTATATACCGCACCAAATGTTGTTGGTGCTATTCCAAACGGTAGAACTCAAATCTCAGGTAACTTCTCTCAGGAGGAAGCTAAAGAATTGGTTGACGTTTTAGGAGCTGGTAAATTACCTGCAGGAGCAAAAGTTGTTCAGGCTACGCAGGTAGGTCCTTCATTAGGTGAAGAATCAATCAATGCAGGGGTAATATCGTTTGCTATTGCATTTTTAATTATCATTGTATACATCGTATTCTATTATGGTGGAGCAGGTGTTTATGCGGTAATTGCAATGATCATCAACTTGTTTTATATTTTCGGAATTATGGATTCCGGAGACTTTACATTAACGCTTCCCGGTATTGCTGGTATTGTACTGACAATGGCGATGGCGGTTGATACCAACGTAATTATTTACGAAAGAACCAAAGAAGAACTTTTTGCAGGAAAAAATATTCTTGAAGCTTACAGAGACGGATTTAAACATGCTTTAAATGCAATTATTGATGGTCACCTTACAACTTTATTAACAGCAGTAGTATTGTTCTTCTTCGGAACGGGTCCTATTAAAGGATTTGCTTTAACGTTGATGATTGGTATTGTAATGACACTTTTCACTTCGGTAGCACTTTCTAGAGTAATGATTTTCTCAAGATTAGAAAAAGGTAAAGGTCTTTCAGTTTGGACTCCTCCTACAAAAAACCTTTTCAGAAATACTTGGATCGACTTTATCGGAAAAAGAAAAATCGCTTATACTGTATCAGCTATATTAACAGTTATATGTTTGGTTTCAATCTTCACAAACGGTTTCAAATACGGAATTGATTTTACGGGAGGTAGAAATTATGTAGTTAGATTCGATAAGGATGTGAAAGCGGAAGATATTGAGCAAAAACTAGTAAAAGTATTTGCAACCTCAGATGGGAAAAATTCTTCTGTAGAAGCTAAAACCTTCGGTAATGACAGACAATTGAAAATCTCAACAGATTATTTAATTGATGATGAATCTTTGAAAGCTGACCAAACAGTTGAACAAAAATTATTTGAAGGTTTGAAATCAAATCTACCAACTAATACAACGATACAAGATTTTAAATCAGCAGATAATGCTAGTGTAGGTATTGTATCTTCTGAAAAAGTAGGTCCTACGGTTGCCGATGATATTAAAACGCATGGTATTCTAGCTGTAGTAGCTGCATTGGGTGGTATTTTTATTTATATCCTTGTGAGATTTAGAAAATGGCAATTCTCCTTAGGAGCAGTAGCTGCTTTATTCCATGATGCGGTGATTATTTTAGGTGCTTATTCACTCCTACACAGAATCATGCCATTCAATATGGAAATCAATCAGGATTTTGTAGCTGCAATTCTTACAGTATTGGGTTATTCTATCAATGATACCGTAATTATCTTCGATAGAATTAGAGAGTATTTAAGAGAAAAGAAATCAATAACATTGGCAGGATTATTTGATGATTCTATTTCTAGTACTTTAGGTAGAACTTTCAATACCACTTTTACCGTATTACTTGTAATTCTTGCAATCTTTATTTTCGGAGGAGATAATCTTAGAGGATTTATGTTTGCATTACTTATCGGAATAGGCTTTGGTGCATACTCATCAATATTTATCGCATCTGCGATTGCCTATGACTTCTTGAAATCTGGAAAAGAAGAAGAAGTACATGGTAAAACAACCACAAACAAAGAAGTTCTTGCTTCAAAATAA
- a CDS encoding sorbosone dehydrogenase family protein, with the protein MRKLLLSAILLSALPFSAQSFALTQFATGFTSPVEITHANDTRLFVVQQNGIIKIVQPNGTVNAADFLNISSKITFGGERGLLGLAFHPQYATNGYFFVYYNNTAGNIVVARYTVSSANPNVANDTTEKIILNIPKPFDNHNGGSIHFAPDGNLWIVTGDGGSGGDPNNNGQNKNSLLGKMLRIDINSTGSYNIPSGNPFVGAGVDGADEVWSYGLRNAWKFSFDQTTGNAMIADVGQGVIEEINKVPVTTAGVNYGWRCYEGNNTYNTAGCAASSTMTFPVAVYDHSGGKCSITGGYVYRGTASPSLQGKYFFADYCSTQIGTLDTNNVITWTTPFNGNNFSTFGEDNQKELYVAAVNNGTIYKITTSTLGVQENTLNGIKIYPNPADERVFVEGLQTANAKIELISTEGRKAIDSVKLDSENSFDVTGITPGVYYINIKSGDLKEYSQKLIIK; encoded by the coding sequence ATGAGAAAATTATTACTTTCGGCAATCTTGTTATCTGCCTTACCTTTCAGTGCACAGAGCTTTGCATTGACGCAATTTGCAACTGGATTCACTAGTCCGGTTGAGATTACCCACGCCAATGACACCCGATTATTTGTAGTTCAACAAAATGGAATTATAAAAATCGTACAACCCAACGGAACCGTGAATGCCGCTGACTTTCTGAATATCAGCTCAAAAATAACCTTTGGTGGTGAGCGAGGGCTCCTAGGCTTAGCTTTTCACCCTCAGTATGCAACCAACGGATACTTCTTTGTATATTATAACAATACAGCGGGAAATATTGTAGTGGCCAGATACACTGTAAGCTCAGCAAATCCGAATGTTGCAAATGATACTACAGAAAAGATTATTTTAAACATCCCTAAACCTTTTGACAATCATAATGGCGGAAGCATTCACTTTGCACCCGATGGTAATTTATGGATTGTAACAGGTGATGGAGGCAGCGGTGGTGACCCCAACAATAATGGTCAGAATAAGAATTCACTTTTGGGTAAAATGTTAAGAATTGATATTAATTCAACAGGATCATATAATATCCCGTCAGGAAATCCTTTTGTTGGAGCCGGAGTTGATGGTGCTGATGAAGTCTGGTCTTACGGTTTGAGAAATGCCTGGAAGTTTTCATTTGACCAAACCACAGGAAATGCAATGATTGCAGATGTGGGGCAAGGCGTGATAGAAGAAATCAACAAAGTTCCGGTAACAACAGCAGGAGTAAACTACGGATGGAGATGCTATGAAGGAAACAACACATACAATACAGCAGGTTGTGCTGCTTCTTCAACAATGACTTTCCCTGTTGCAGTATATGATCATTCTGGTGGCAAATGCTCAATAACAGGCGGATATGTTTACCGAGGAACAGCTTCACCAAGTCTTCAGGGAAAATATTTTTTCGCAGATTATTGTTCTACACAGATCGGAACTTTAGACACCAATAATGTCATCACATGGACGACACCATTTAACGGAAATAATTTTTCAACGTTCGGAGAAGACAATCAAAAGGAGCTTTATGTTGCAGCAGTCAATAACGGAACTATTTACAAAATCACCACATCAACATTAGGAGTTCAGGAAAACACATTGAATGGGATTAAAATTTATCCAAATCCTGCGGATGAAAGAGTTTTTGTAGAAGGATTACAGACTGCAAATGCTAAGATCGAGCTGATCAGCACGGAAGGTCGTAAAGCAATCGACAGCGTAAAACTTGATAGTGAAAATAGCTTTGATGTTACAGGAATTACTCCAGGAGTTTATTACATCAATATCAAATCCGGAGATTTAAAAGAGTATAGCCAGAAGTTGATTATTAAATAA
- the hemN gene encoding oxygen-independent coproporphyrinogen III oxidase translates to MNSLIDKYNIPGPRYTSYPTVPYWDESTFSPEKWKETVIRSFNETNAEEGISIYIHLPFCEALCTFCACHKRITKQHSVEIPYLESVLKEWQLYLQLFNEKPKLKELHLGGGTPTFFSPENLRTLLEGIFSTVEIAEHQEFSFEGHPNNTTREHLQTLYDLGFRRASFGVQDYDLKVQKAINRIQPFEKVKEVTEIAREIGYTGISHDLVFGLPHQSWEAMEHTIRKTMELKPDRLAFYSYAHVPWVKGVGQRGFDENDLPSGEEKRRLYEDGKRLLENLGYIEVGMDHFSLEHDDLYQSLIQKKLHRNFMGYTSSKTQLMVGLGMSAISDSWYAFAQNVKTVEEYQKTVEKGVIPVVKGHILSDEDLTIRRHILNLMCQLETTFDVQNSFPELENAFEMLKEMESDELVEIHDNQIKITEKGRAFTRNVAMVFDLRMMRNKPETRIFSMTI, encoded by the coding sequence ATGAACTCTTTAATCGATAAATATAATATTCCCGGACCTCGTTACACGTCTTATCCTACCGTTCCTTACTGGGACGAAAGCACTTTCTCACCCGAAAAATGGAAAGAAACGGTCATCAGGTCTTTTAATGAAACCAATGCTGAAGAAGGAATTTCTATTTATATTCATTTGCCTTTCTGCGAAGCTTTGTGTACATTTTGTGCATGTCATAAACGGATTACTAAGCAACATAGCGTTGAAATTCCATATTTGGAAAGCGTTTTAAAAGAATGGCAATTGTATCTTCAATTGTTTAATGAAAAACCGAAACTGAAAGAACTTCACTTAGGTGGCGGAACACCTACATTTTTCTCTCCTGAAAATCTGAGAACTTTATTGGAAGGGATTTTTTCTACGGTTGAAATAGCCGAGCATCAGGAGTTTTCTTTTGAAGGACATCCGAATAATACGACGAGAGAGCATTTACAGACTTTGTACGATTTAGGTTTCAGAAGAGCAAGTTTTGGCGTTCAGGATTATGATTTGAAAGTGCAGAAAGCAATCAATAGAATTCAGCCTTTTGAAAAAGTAAAAGAAGTGACCGAAATAGCCCGCGAAATTGGATATACAGGGATCAGTCATGATTTGGTATTTGGTCTTCCGCATCAAAGCTGGGAAGCGATGGAACATACCATCCGCAAAACAATGGAATTGAAACCGGACCGTTTGGCATTTTACTCTTATGCTCATGTTCCGTGGGTGAAAGGTGTAGGACAGCGTGGTTTTGACGAAAACGATTTGCCAAGTGGCGAAGAAAAACGCCGTCTGTATGAGGACGGAAAAAGACTTTTAGAAAATTTAGGATATATTGAAGTAGGGATGGATCATTTTTCTCTGGAGCATGATGATTTATACCAATCTTTAATTCAGAAAAAACTGCACCGGAATTTTATGGGATATACTTCAAGCAAAACCCAATTAATGGTTGGCTTGGGAATGTCTGCCATTTCAGATTCCTGGTATGCTTTTGCACAGAATGTGAAAACGGTAGAAGAGTATCAGAAAACAGTTGAAAAAGGTGTGATTCCTGTGGTGAAAGGGCATATTTTAAGTGATGAAGATTTAACAATACGCAGACATATTTTAAATTTAATGTGTCAGCTTGAAACTACTTTTGATGTTCAAAATTCTTTTCCCGAGCTTGAAAATGCTTTCGAAATGCTGAAAGAAATGGAAAGTGATGAATTGGTTGAAATTCATGACAATCAAATAAAAATCACCGAAAAGGGTAGAGCTTTCACAAGAAATGTTGCGATGGTATTTGATCTCAGAATGATGAGAAACAAACCTGAAACCAGGATTTTCTCGATGACGATATAA
- a CDS encoding TCR/Tet family MFS transporter, whose amino-acid sequence MMEKSKKKAAMSFIFITLLIDITGWGIIIPVVPALIKELIHADISEAAKYGGWLGFAYAFTQFIFSPIVGNLSDKFGRRPIILISLFGFAVDYILLALSPTIIWLFAGRIIAGITGASVTTASAYIADISTDEDRAKNFGLIGAAFGLGFIIGPVIGGILGHYGARVPFYAAAVLCLLNFLYGYFILPESLDKDKRREFSWKRANPVGSFKFLGKHPEISGLIVALILIYIAGHAVQSNWSFFTMYEFDWTERMVGISLGVVGLLVGLVQGVLIRWTTPKLGEQKSIYYGLALYALGMLLFSFATEGWMMFVFLIPYCLGGICGPALQSVITKSVPSNEQGELQGALTSLMSATSIIGPPMMTQLFFYFTHKDAPFKFSGAPFFLAFILMTISVIVTYYTFQKKKS is encoded by the coding sequence ATTATGGAAAAATCGAAAAAGAAAGCAGCCATGAGCTTTATTTTCATCACCTTACTAATTGATATTACAGGGTGGGGAATTATTATTCCGGTGGTTCCGGCATTGATCAAAGAGTTGATTCATGCGGATATCAGCGAAGCTGCCAAATATGGTGGCTGGCTTGGTTTTGCGTATGCATTTACCCAATTTATTTTTTCGCCTATTGTTGGGAATCTGAGTGACAAATTCGGACGAAGACCCATAATTTTGATTTCACTTTTCGGTTTTGCGGTAGATTATATTCTTTTAGCGTTATCACCAACAATAATCTGGCTTTTTGCAGGGAGAATTATTGCCGGAATTACAGGAGCAAGTGTGACCACAGCAAGCGCTTATATTGCAGATATTTCAACCGATGAGGACAGAGCAAAGAACTTTGGATTGATCGGTGCTGCGTTTGGTCTTGGATTTATTATAGGCCCTGTGATTGGTGGTATTTTAGGACATTACGGAGCGAGAGTCCCATTTTATGCAGCGGCGGTTTTGTGTCTGCTAAATTTCCTTTATGGCTATTTCATTCTTCCGGAAAGTTTAGATAAAGACAAAAGAAGAGAATTCAGTTGGAAGCGTGCAAATCCTGTCGGTTCATTTAAATTTTTAGGCAAGCATCCGGAAATTTCAGGTTTAATTGTTGCTTTAATTTTAATCTATATCGCAGGTCATGCGGTTCAGAGCAACTGGAGTTTCTTCACCATGTATGAATTTGATTGGACAGAAAGAATGGTTGGAATTTCTCTTGGTGTTGTCGGACTTTTAGTAGGCTTGGTACAAGGAGTTTTAATTCGATGGACGACACCAAAATTAGGCGAGCAAAAAAGTATTTATTACGGTTTAGCCTTATATGCATTGGGAATGTTATTGTTTTCATTTGCCACAGAAGGCTGGATGATGTTTGTATTTTTAATTCCCTATTGTTTAGGTGGAATTTGCGGGCCGGCTTTGCAGTCTGTGATTACCAAAAGTGTTCCCAGCAACGAACAAGGGGAACTTCAGGGAGCTTTAACGAGTTTAATGAGTGCAACTTCAATTATCGGTCCGCCAATGATGACGCAGTTATTTTTCTATTTTACCCATAAAGATGCACCTTTTAAATTTTCAGGAGCTCCGTTCTTTTTGGCGTTTATTTTGATGACCATTAGTGTAATCGTTACTTACTATACTTTTCAGAAAAAGAAATCCTAA